A window of Pyrobaculum aerophilum str. IM2 contains these coding sequences:
- a CDS encoding PaREP1 family protein, with translation MNAEVLERPLPKPSSEGYVSARLLEALVEGRLALEFLERGLVRNAAGKAFQAWRAFLAALLRLELDRLKAVVKTEDERRWLESTAVPRVPTGRMTSLSQMLEEVGHGGIAFVTAMALKLHDYQYHGPDPDMALSKYRNREEAAKDVILLLRELARRAEALRQRVKWSEELERALGDIINAGK, from the coding sequence GTGAACGCGGAAGTGTTGGAAAGGCCTCTCCCCAAGCCCTCTTCTGAGGGCTATGTCTCTGCGCGTTTGTTAGAGGCTCTGGTGGAGGGGCGTCTTGCTTTGGAGTTTCTTGAGAGGGGGCTTGTGAGAAACGCCGCTGGGAAGGCCTTTCAAGCATGGCGGGCGTTTTTGGCGGCTCTTCTCAGGCTTGAGCTTGATAGGCTTAAGGCCGTTGTAAAGACTGAGGATGAGAGGCGCTGGCTTGAATCCACAGCAGTGCCGAGAGTGCCCACTGGGAGAATGACTTCCCTATCGCAAATGTTGGAAGAGGTGGGACATGGGGGAATTGCATTTGTTACAGCCATGGCGCTTAAATTACACGATTATCAATACCACGGCCCAGACCCGGACATGGCGTTGAGCAAATACCGCAACAGAGAGGAGGCGGCTAAAGACGTAATTCTCCTATTGAGAGAGCTGGCGAGGAGGGCAGAGGCGTTGAGACAGAGGGTTAAGTGGAGCGAAGAGCTGGAGAGGGCGCTGGGGGATATAATTAACGCGGGAAAATAG
- a CDS encoding AAA family ATPase, with amino-acid sequence MRFSISGYRCLSLELELEDFLVVVGPNGSGKSSLLEALYLAASRGSATPPAYQSPLRTVIASRGMPYSPDVASDAAKLNDVEISRKECAPGLDAELNKVQQGYALQSFLGFLVKLSGVPVSEASFRELGRAYMCGPGGRSAVSVYVNFILDVVQGDRERVALITPRLATDLDYVSSLIDHVALENPEWYAEILSKFRELKVRDVRNINGIPHVIADRAIPLSLAPAGVAYALAISLALGAGKLVFIDEPEAHMHPALIDVVRDVMELALDRGVKVAIATQSIEVLDKTALMGRGAVAQMKDCKIIDVIEMEEAVKRINELYEDLRYF; translated from the coding sequence GTGAGGTTTTCAATATCGGGGTATAGGTGTCTGTCGCTGGAGCTTGAGCTTGAGGATTTTCTAGTGGTAGTAGGCCCTAATGGATCGGGGAAGTCTTCGCTTCTAGAGGCTCTGTATCTCGCCGCCTCAAGAGGCTCTGCTACGCCCCCGGCTTATCAAAGCCCTTTGAGAACTGTGATCGCCTCCAGGGGCATGCCCTATTCGCCTGATGTGGCCAGCGATGCCGCTAAGTTAAACGACGTGGAGATTAGCCGCAAGGAGTGCGCGCCCGGCCTAGACGCGGAGTTGAATAAAGTACAGCAAGGCTACGCGTTGCAGAGCTTCTTGGGATTTCTTGTAAAGCTCTCTGGCGTACCCGTGTCGGAGGCTTCCTTCAGGGAGCTGGGGAGGGCTTACATGTGCGGGCCGGGGGGCAGATCTGCGGTGTCGGTTTATGTCAATTTTATCCTTGACGTCGTGCAGGGAGATAGGGAGCGCGTGGCGCTAATTACGCCCAGGCTGGCCACGGATCTAGACTACGTCTCTTCTTTAATAGACCACGTGGCTTTGGAAAACCCTGAGTGGTACGCCGAAATTTTGAGTAAGTTTAGAGAGTTGAAAGTCCGCGACGTGAGGAATATAAACGGTATACCTCACGTAATTGCGGACAGGGCCATCCCTCTGAGCTTGGCACCGGCAGGGGTGGCATATGCTCTGGCAATATCCTTGGCCCTCGGTGCGGGGAAGTTGGTCTTTATAGACGAGCCAGAGGCCCACATGCACCCGGCGTTAATCGACGTTGTTAGAGACGTGATGGAGCTCGCCCTTGACCGCGGTGTGAAGGTGGCCATTGCCACGCAGAGCATTGAAGTGCTTGACAAAACGGCCCTAATGGGCAGGGGGGCGGTGGCGCAGATGAAAGATTGCAAAATAATAGACGTAATTGAAATGGAAGAGGCGGTAAAGCGCATTAACGAGCTATATGAGGATCTCCGATACTTCTAA
- a CDS encoding AbrB/MazE/SpoVT family DNA-binding domain-containing protein, protein MEIVEVDGFGRIYLPAEIRKRIGARRFRVKIVDNGILLEPVDDVDKYYGSYGPPRYKSLEDIEEAIRDVSQVDLR, encoded by the coding sequence ATGGAAATAGTGGAAGTCGACGGCTTTGGGAGGATTTATCTGCCTGCCGAAATTAGGAAGAGGATTGGGGCAAGGCGTTTTAGGGTGAAAATAGTGGATAACGGGATTCTGTTAGAGCCCGTAGACGACGTGGATAAATATTACGGGAGTTACGGGCCTCCCAGGTACAAGTCCTTAGAGGATATTGAAGAGGCCATAAGAGATGTATCGCAAGTGGATTTACGTTGA
- a CDS encoding type II toxin-antitoxin system VapC family toxin has translation MYRKWIYVDVNVLYYFFTAHPEYGEGSRELIKKYAGRLATSALTAWLLYVLTRNEGIVEATRDLTTLLPLDVEVLNKAKRLNKPRDFEDRIHLATMQIYGIDTILSNDGDFDEAGVQRIAPRRKGE, from the coding sequence ATGTATCGCAAGTGGATTTACGTTGACGTAAATGTTCTCTACTATTTTTTCACTGCACATCCAGAATACGGAGAGGGCTCCCGCGAGTTGATTAAAAAATACGCAGGTAGGCTAGCGACATCTGCGCTCACCGCCTGGCTACTCTACGTCTTGACACGCAATGAAGGCATTGTGGAGGCTACGAGGGACTTAACGACGCTGTTGCCGCTGGACGTTGAAGTTTTAAATAAAGCCAAAAGGCTTAATAAGCCGAGGGACTTCGAAGATAGGATACACCTAGCCACTATGCAAATCTACGGCATAGACACCATTTTATCTAATGACGGGGATTTCGACGAGGCCGGCGTGCAGAGAATTGCGCCCAGGAGGAAGGGGGAATAG
- a CDS encoding ATP-binding protein, which yields MALRVTKISVRNYKRIENVDIEIDVFRRREDEREYEVNKLLLFGPNGGGKSSLIAALSVLLSYLDESGKYYTVFGDLIGLPHSLIRQGAKRAEIEAAINDKRYKAVIDREGGTEVYEIGEAGEIKLSRGVLTFSIAILQPCSLYSSVRQPYQGEEIGKLELCPPGIRVRDPDLAEWIKRHKFLLGVEDFYGDRVKIDNYWVEVDKLAFGQIRTLGLLHATYGPPDVVIIEPFETGLHYDLAVRILDFLTELPSFIILETHVALLVKAALRRGWTVYYVSEGEFTRVRKPEELRGIARAEANAYVYA from the coding sequence ATGGCTCTGCGAGTTACAAAAATATCGGTGAGAAACTATAAGAGAATAGAAAACGTCGACATTGAAATTGACGTCTTTAGGCGCAGAGAGGACGAGAGGGAGTACGAAGTGAATAAACTCCTGCTGTTCGGCCCAAACGGCGGTGGGAAAAGCAGTTTAATTGCAGCGCTTTCAGTCCTTTTATCATATTTAGACGAAAGCGGAAAATATTACACAGTGTTTGGAGATCTTATCGGGCTGCCCCACTCTCTAATTAGGCAGGGCGCCAAGAGGGCCGAGATAGAGGCCGCGATAAACGACAAGAGGTACAAAGCTGTGATAGACAGAGAAGGGGGCACGGAAGTGTACGAAATCGGCGAGGCCGGCGAGATTAAGCTCAGCCGCGGCGTGTTGACGTTTTCAATAGCCATTCTTCAGCCGTGCTCCCTCTACTCCTCAGTGCGCCAGCCTTACCAAGGCGAGGAAATCGGCAAGCTGGAGCTGTGCCCGCCCGGAATAAGAGTAAGAGATCCGGACCTGGCGGAGTGGATAAAGCGGCATAAATTCTTACTTGGCGTAGAGGACTTCTACGGCGACCGCGTCAAAATTGACAATTATTGGGTTGAAGTGGATAAACTTGCCTTCGGCCAAATCCGCACATTGGGACTTCTACACGCGACGTACGGCCCCCCGGATGTCGTGATAATAGAACCTTTTGAAACGGGACTGCACTACGACCTCGCGGTGAGAATTCTAGACTTCTTGACAGAGCTCCCTTCTTTTATAATACTGGAGACTCACGTGGCGCTACTAGTCAAGGCCGCTTTGAGAAGGGGGTGGACGGTGTATTACGTCAGCGAAGGCGAGTTTACCAGGGTGAGAAAACCCGAGGAGCTCAGAGGGATTGCACGGGCAGAGGCCAACGCCTACGTCTATGCTTAG
- a CDS encoding PIN domain-containing protein → MLLDTSVIVLLFECLILNVPYPQVKVSRSLHQILGVQKVGICDLFNELITQRCKGNQCFISKLSILEFTKVFLYKSLTNKEYLKIIKNRNILKAPEDLLMALINIYREAGIFINLVEIEERDLNKALEFLNRLKWNEREIRRKSFDILLFAQAVTRGVKLFTKDRDFLEIRNRLFSPPVEKADIRDRSSGLRLYEDDYIIIISYA, encoded by the coding sequence ATGCTTTTAGATACTAGCGTAATTGTTTTACTATTTGAATGCCTAATACTAAACGTACCCTATCCACAGGTAAAAGTCAGCCGGAGTTTGCATCAAATACTTGGCGTTCAAAAAGTAGGCATATGCGACCTCTTTAATGAGCTAATAACGCAAAGATGTAAAGGAAACCAGTGCTTTATTTCAAAACTATCAATTTTAGAATTTACAAAAGTATTTCTATATAAATCACTTACTAATAAAGAATACTTAAAAATAATAAAAAATAGAAATATTTTAAAGGCACCAGAGGATTTATTAATGGCGTTAATAAATATCTACAGAGAAGCCGGTATATTCATTAATCTAGTAGAGATAGAGGAGAGAGATCTCAATAAAGCATTAGAATTTCTAAATAGGTTAAAATGGAATGAAAGGGAAATTCGCAGAAAATCTTTTGATATTTTACTATTTGCTCAAGCAGTTACAAGGGGCGTTAAGCTATTCACTAAAGATCGTGATTTTTTAGAGATACGAAACCGCCTTTTTAGCCCGCCAGTAGAGAAAGCGGATATAAGAGATAGGTCGTCCGGGTTAAGGCTATATGAAGATGATTACATTATCATTATAAGTTACGCCTAG
- the cas10 gene encoding type III-A CRISPR-associated protein Cas10/Csm1, with the protein MSGSSSLQYREYVVAALLHDVGKLIRRAKLCAGEPAKRHVEHSVEFVDFISNALCRAGLNVDLVKRLVEGHHEGDYGIAPYDRAAALERLRGDEESGGRLAIPDRGEHQIPLVLYEDEKTALYVPPCPLPQSLREAEGFKPSRDISSITPERVCQCYQQSYRELMRLAGELRQLEMSYSQLVETLVYILKATASFVPAAVYGVDKPDTSLFAHLILAAALASTGGEFFLVSIDVGRIQEYISRARTTARAMSILRGRSLRITLLQKLAARRLIEEINKALGGDVVTHANILIDTGGEVLLIVPKVEGIEKIVERIEEEVLKETEGMLTLYIHYSGPHRLDDIKDFYEIMRRHTHGVVERKVKFRLYPAPASAGNAKSKFGAYSFYNDTCDFCGRPAATRAVEEDLNLCDLCAEEYFVGKAARNLQAVLITRGLDVAGDRVGGCRLDRMDMLGYTVLFAGGACDAKALAQVGQGGSLYVVNSRDFIGRASGVAYGFIFTNQHIPQAEWAERPVALSLEELEGIAVFVKLDANAMGRRKFEASKRPSLLVTFSTSVSMAYELYSALLAGDERFRESVYVVFSGGDDAILAGDVAALSYASRLAEYAESWGFRTAIGVKVESDHYPVYYAFINTEERLEEAKEKDRKKSLAVFFDNPLLYIEAGRLREVYNAVESLVLLGGDREKLDKAARYFYTKLMEIRRAADLCEKNPLAARKTAAKALIDLAYFVNRRGGEGLEKVIELAGALVRPEQFAKVYAPVLKCEKSGLEGLVGELNRVIIALNLLHLMSKREK; encoded by the coding sequence ATGAGTGGAAGTAGCTCTTTACAGTACAGAGAGTACGTTGTAGCGGCGCTGTTACACGACGTGGGGAAGCTTATTAGAAGGGCCAAGCTGTGCGCAGGCGAGCCCGCCAAGCGGCATGTGGAACACAGCGTTGAGTTCGTAGATTTTATAAGCAACGCCCTGTGCAGAGCTGGCTTAAATGTAGACCTAGTGAAGCGTCTAGTCGAGGGGCATCACGAGGGAGACTACGGCATTGCCCCTTACGACAGAGCCGCGGCGCTGGAGAGGTTGAGAGGAGACGAGGAGTCGGGGGGTAGGCTTGCGATTCCTGACAGGGGAGAGCACCAAATACCGCTTGTTTTATACGAGGATGAAAAAACGGCGTTGTACGTGCCGCCGTGCCCCCTTCCCCAGTCGCTTAGAGAGGCCGAGGGCTTTAAGCCGTCTAGAGATATCTCCTCTATTACGCCGGAGAGGGTGTGCCAGTGTTATCAACAGTCATATCGAGAGTTAATGAGGCTGGCTGGGGAGCTGAGACAATTGGAGATGAGCTATTCCCAGCTCGTGGAGACGCTGGTGTACATTCTAAAGGCGACTGCTTCCTTCGTTCCAGCGGCTGTATACGGCGTGGATAAGCCGGACACTTCGCTTTTCGCCCACTTAATACTCGCCGCCGCGCTGGCGTCTACCGGCGGCGAGTTTTTCCTCGTCTCAATAGACGTTGGGAGGATCCAGGAGTATATCAGCCGCGCCAGAACAACTGCCCGGGCCATGTCAATTCTGCGCGGCAGGTCTTTGCGAATAACGCTGTTGCAAAAGCTGGCCGCCAGGCGCCTCATAGAGGAGATAAACAAGGCGTTGGGAGGCGACGTAGTTACTCATGCCAATATTTTAATTGATACCGGCGGCGAGGTATTGCTCATAGTGCCAAAAGTGGAGGGTATTGAGAAGATAGTTGAGAGGATTGAGGAGGAGGTGTTGAAGGAGACCGAGGGCATGCTCACGTTATATATCCACTACTCCGGACCCCACAGACTTGACGACATTAAGGATTTTTACGAAATAATGCGCAGACACACACACGGAGTGGTGGAGAGGAAGGTCAAGTTCAGGCTCTACCCCGCCCCCGCATCTGCCGGCAATGCCAAGTCGAAATTTGGCGCTTACAGCTTCTACAACGATACATGCGACTTCTGCGGGAGGCCTGCGGCAACTCGCGCGGTGGAGGAGGACCTAAACCTCTGCGACTTGTGCGCAGAGGAGTATTTCGTTGGCAAGGCCGCGAGAAATTTACAAGCCGTCTTAATCACAAGGGGGTTGGACGTGGCTGGAGATCGCGTTGGCGGCTGCCGATTAGACCGGATGGATATGTTGGGCTACACCGTGCTGTTCGCCGGCGGGGCGTGCGACGCCAAGGCGCTGGCACAAGTCGGCCAAGGGGGCTCTTTATATGTGGTCAACAGTAGGGACTTCATAGGGCGGGCCTCTGGAGTTGCCTACGGCTTTATTTTCACTAATCAACACATACCTCAAGCTGAGTGGGCCGAGCGACCTGTGGCTTTGAGTTTAGAGGAGCTGGAGGGGATTGCGGTGTTTGTAAAGCTTGACGCCAACGCAATGGGGAGGAGGAAATTCGAGGCCTCTAAGCGGCCCTCCCTTTTAGTCACGTTTTCAACTTCTGTGAGCATGGCGTACGAGCTGTACTCTGCGCTGTTGGCCGGGGATGAGAGATTCCGCGAGTCTGTATACGTGGTCTTTTCCGGCGGAGACGACGCCATTTTGGCCGGCGACGTGGCGGCTCTCAGCTATGCCTCTAGGCTGGCTGAGTACGCAGAGTCGTGGGGATTTCGCACCGCTATTGGGGTAAAGGTGGAGTCCGACCACTACCCCGTCTACTACGCCTTCATAAACACAGAGGAGCGTTTAGAGGAGGCCAAGGAGAAGGACAGGAAGAAGAGCTTGGCTGTGTTTTTTGACAACCCATTGTTGTACATAGAGGCAGGGCGGCTGAGAGAGGTTTACAACGCCGTTGAGAGCCTCGTGCTTTTAGGCGGAGACAGGGAGAAGCTGGACAAAGCGGCGCGTTATTTCTACACAAAACTTATGGAAATCCGCAGAGCCGCCGACCTCTGTGAGAAAAACCCGCTGGCGGCTAGGAAAACGGCGGCTAAGGCCCTTATCGACTTGGCGTATTTTGTGAATAGGCGGGGCGGGGAGGGCCTTGAGAAAGTGATAGAACTGGCTGGCGCTTTGGTGAGGCCGGAGCAATTCGCCAAGGTGTACGCCCCAGTTTTAAAATGCGAAAAATCGGGGCTTGAGGGGCTGGTGGGCGAGTTGAACAGAGTTATCATTGCCCTGAATCTGTTGCACTTAATGTCAAAGAGGGAGAAGTAG
- a CDS encoding CRISPR-associated protein produces the protein MAVLSLRVETPLFVLGGGSAVVGLDAFYKDGYLYLVDLTDPAVLSGVREPVIDAVVRVLAQSPARFAYASYPSPQLPQNAEVKIGRAPPASTIKGLLRTAYLRLVLERDPGLAGKFINAVRSALQEGSSPKFLASRGEDAVFKRFFDRRRFDIFNLVRVKELRLSTIFKVYKVDVAEGGAVKASFYAVGAAPGSAFEYGVEVSPMVNESGGREWIISEGDLKEALDLFAKEVSEFERQKGRHVPCDRGVRLGFGAGRRWKTVLNFLQRRDPQLYQDIERLMSRRLGRVWDDLTVKTAEGRPVGWVCYEWK, from the coding sequence ATGGCTGTCTTGAGCCTCAGGGTTGAAACGCCGCTTTTCGTGCTGGGGGGCGGCTCGGCGGTGGTCGGCCTGGACGCCTTTTATAAAGACGGCTATTTGTACCTAGTGGACTTGACTGACCCAGCCGTGCTGAGCGGAGTGAGGGAGCCCGTCATTGATGCCGTTGTTCGAGTGTTGGCGCAGAGCCCCGCCCGTTTTGCATACGCCAGCTATCCCTCGCCGCAGTTGCCTCAAAACGCCGAGGTTAAAATCGGCAGGGCGCCCCCCGCCTCTACTATAAAGGGGCTGTTGAGAACTGCATATTTAAGGCTTGTATTAGAGAGGGATCCGGGGCTTGCGGGCAAATTCATCAACGCAGTTAGGTCCGCGTTACAAGAGGGCAGTAGCCCCAAGTTCTTGGCCTCTAGGGGGGAGGACGCCGTTTTTAAGAGATTTTTTGACAGAAGGCGGTTTGATATTTTCAACTTAGTCCGCGTCAAGGAGCTACGCCTTTCGACCATTTTTAAAGTTTATAAAGTAGACGTGGCAGAAGGCGGCGCGGTTAAGGCCTCTTTCTACGCAGTGGGCGCGGCGCCTGGGTCCGCGTTTGAATACGGCGTGGAAGTGTCCCCGATGGTAAACGAGAGCGGCGGGAGGGAGTGGATAATAAGCGAGGGGGATTTAAAAGAGGCCCTCGACTTATTCGCCAAGGAGGTGTCTGAATTTGAGCGCCAAAAGGGGAGGCACGTCCCCTGCGATAGGGGAGTTAGGCTTGGCTTCGGCGCCGGGAGGCGGTGGAAAACTGTGTTGAATTTCTTGCAGAGGCGCGACCCCCAGCTGTATCAAGATATTGAGCGGCTTATGTCAAGGCGTCTGGGGAGGGTCTGGGACGACTTGACTGTAAAAACCGCCGAGGGAAGGCCTGTGGGATGGGTTTGTTATGAGTGGAAGTAG
- the csm3 gene encoding type III-A CRISPR-associated RAMP protein Csm3 — protein MSSSLRLGYVLEISFRLETYGLLIRSGKAREVLGLADIMPMAIEYPFVIDNRRYILSVPYIPGSSLKGRARALLETVLGLPLYTTDGKIYLHTRIVRNEIRDEDPYCPVDNVFGTPAIPPNMVAEEKRFILDCWAPTRAIFRDLFPSDEYLRRLCDAKGGCEGVQLADFLEEKWENRIDRVTSTAEPRNIMRLRPGVEFKGHISFLIYDLDVCRKPVCDEKSQRRELIVGKYKGVPALYYLDMLIDSLKLVERTYLGASGTRGYGTVKFKGITARLYDVGGNLVNEISVEDLDKFKEAALRLPLECRK, from the coding sequence ATGAGCTCGTCGCTGAGGCTGGGATACGTCTTGGAGATCTCGTTTAGACTTGAGACCTACGGCCTATTAATTAGAAGCGGTAAGGCTAGGGAGGTGTTGGGACTTGCCGACATAATGCCCATGGCAATTGAGTACCCGTTTGTGATTGACAACAGGAGGTACATTCTCTCCGTGCCTTACATCCCCGGGAGCTCTCTAAAGGGGCGGGCCCGCGCGCTTCTGGAGACTGTGCTGGGCCTCCCGCTGTACACCACTGATGGGAAGATCTACTTGCACACGAGAATTGTAAGGAATGAAATACGTGACGAAGATCCCTACTGCCCTGTGGACAACGTCTTCGGCACTCCGGCAATTCCGCCGAATATGGTGGCCGAGGAGAAGAGGTTTATTCTAGACTGCTGGGCGCCCACTAGGGCTATTTTCCGCGACTTATTCCCCAGCGACGAATACCTAAGGAGGCTGTGCGACGCCAAGGGCGGTTGCGAGGGGGTGCAATTAGCGGACTTCCTTGAGGAGAAGTGGGAGAATAGAATTGATAGGGTGACAAGCACTGCAGAACCGAGAAACATCATGAGACTGAGGCCTGGGGTTGAGTTTAAGGGCCACATATCCTTCTTGATTTACGACTTGGACGTGTGTAGAAAGCCTGTGTGCGACGAGAAGTCGCAGAGGAGGGAGCTGATCGTGGGCAAATACAAGGGCGTGCCTGCCTTGTATTACCTCGACATGTTAATTGACTCGTTGAAGCTTGTGGAGAGGACGTATTTAGGCGCCTCTGGCACAAGGGGGTACGGCACTGTTAAGTTTAAAGGCATAACTGCGCGCTTGTACGACGTCGGGGGCAATCTTGTGAATGAGATTAGTGTAGAGGATCTAGACAAGTTCAAAGAAGCGGCGTTGAGGCTTCCGCTTGAATGTCGTAAATGA
- the csx1 gene encoding CRISPR-associated CARF protein Csx1, whose amino-acid sequence MKFLVVAPWGNPSMWRRARYRIELRHKALEGLGEGEVETCSSTKALAELLRRRGDVKVLIFGLDTVAQPAGGRTPREIAEEKYREWARALGVEGEVVSLPGIGLFHGWRYEGKPLHLFNAAFYHILKTAEELKPSFIVVDLTHGVNYQTIAVLYAAVAASVLLEKEDRLLLYNSEPYPAEYSAETCIKEAQRVERREGVPQLTALDVRQLQDAVGAIRLLWALRRLAPLKIDVEIQSPELRRRFDKVITSYRLLASGAAALLFPKAKFSGRAPEFYVPGEGPGAVPEPRIDIKVDPDRRVVSYGEADEMYSVAVALHYLERALDELRAEDLVSFLNRVAKHYKEIGVTLTSIVVDTTAKQLGRMVKAAEALADKGVLKRIDGVIELSQLEAMVLFERSNRALELAASWRQALDEFAKVLSGEMERKISDRTLRNLLAHGGYSHVAVEKVVIKDKKIVEVVYNGEIVSELVQRLKTN is encoded by the coding sequence ATGAAGTTTTTGGTCGTGGCGCCGTGGGGGAACCCGTCAATGTGGCGCCGCGCGAGGTACAGAATTGAGCTGAGGCACAAGGCGCTTGAGGGTTTGGGCGAGGGTGAGGTTGAGACGTGTAGCTCCACTAAGGCGCTTGCTGAGTTGCTGAGGCGTAGGGGCGATGTCAAGGTGTTGATCTTCGGCCTTGACACAGTGGCGCAACCGGCGGGGGGCCGAACTCCGCGCGAAATCGCTGAGGAGAAGTACAGGGAGTGGGCCAGGGCGCTGGGAGTGGAGGGGGAGGTTGTCTCGCTCCCGGGCATTGGGCTTTTCCACGGCTGGAGGTACGAGGGGAAGCCGCTTCACTTGTTCAACGCGGCTTTTTACCACATACTTAAGACTGCGGAGGAGCTCAAGCCCTCATTTATCGTGGTGGACCTCACCCACGGGGTTAATTACCAAACTATTGCGGTTCTCTACGCGGCCGTGGCCGCCTCTGTCCTGCTGGAGAAAGAGGATAGGCTTCTGCTCTACAACTCAGAGCCCTACCCCGCGGAGTACAGCGCCGAGACGTGTATTAAGGAGGCGCAACGCGTTGAGAGGAGGGAGGGGGTGCCTCAGCTGACGGCGCTTGACGTGAGACAACTGCAAGACGCCGTAGGCGCCATAAGGCTCCTCTGGGCGCTGAGGAGGCTGGCCCCCTTGAAAATTGACGTCGAGATACAGTCGCCGGAGTTGCGCAGAAGGTTTGATAAAGTCATTACGTCGTACCGCCTCTTGGCCTCAGGCGCCGCCGCGTTGCTCTTTCCCAAGGCCAAGTTTTCGGGGAGGGCGCCGGAGTTTTACGTGCCGGGCGAGGGGCCTGGGGCGGTGCCGGAGCCGCGGATTGATATAAAAGTGGACCCCGATAGGCGCGTTGTTTCATACGGCGAGGCCGACGAGATGTATTCAGTGGCCGTCGCGCTCCACTACTTGGAGAGGGCCCTCGACGAACTCCGCGCAGAGGACTTGGTGAGTTTTCTCAACAGAGTAGCAAAACACTACAAGGAGATTGGCGTTACTCTAACCAGCATAGTTGTAGACACAACCGCCAAGCAGTTGGGCAGAATGGTGAAGGCGGCTGAGGCCTTGGCCGACAAGGGGGTTTTAAAGAGAATAGACGGCGTTATAGAGCTGTCGCAACTAGAGGCCATGGTCTTGTTTGAGAGGAGCAACAGAGCTCTTGAGCTTGCGGCTTCCTGGCGGCAGGCTCTGGACGAATTCGCCAAAGTGCTCAGCGGCGAGATGGAGCGCAAAATATCCGATAGGACGCTCCGCAATTTGCTCGCCCACGGGGGCTACAGCCACGTGGCCGTGGAGAAGGTGGTGATTAAAGACAAGAAAATAGTGGAAGTCGTGTACAACGGCGAGATTGTTTCGGAGCTGGTCCAGAGGCTAAAAACTAATTAA